The Polaribacter tangerinus genome has a segment encoding these proteins:
- a CDS encoding metallophosphoesterase family protein, with amino-acid sequence MKKILLISDTHSYIDAQILKFVKQADEVWHAGDIGDLNVTDTIKKLKPLRAVYGNIDHKEARLEFPLDAKFNIENTTVWMTHIGGYPTKYNQRIREELTKNTPKIFISGHSHILKVQYDKKLNLLHLNPGAAGIYGFHKIRTMLRFSIDKDAIKDLEIIELGERGK; translated from the coding sequence ATGAAGAAAATCTTATTGATTTCCGATACGCATAGTTATATTGATGCTCAAATATTAAAATTTGTAAAACAAGCAGATGAGGTTTGGCATGCTGGAGATATTGGTGATTTAAATGTTACGGATACCATAAAAAAATTAAAACCATTACGGGCTGTATACGGAAATATAGACCATAAAGAGGCCCGCTTAGAATTTCCGTTAGACGCAAAATTTAATATTGAAAACACGACAGTTTGGATGACTCATATTGGTGGGTATCCTACTAAATACAATCAAAGAATACGCGAAGAGCTTACTAAAAATACACCGAAAATTTTTATTTCTGGTCATTCTCATATTTTAAAAGTTCAATATGATAAAAAATTGAATCTCTTACATCTTAACCCTGGTGCCGCAGGAATTTATGGTTTTCATAAAATTAGAACAATGTTGCGTTTTTCTATAGATAAAGATGCTATAAAAGACTTGGAAATTATTGAATTAGGAGAACGGGGTAAATAA